Proteins encoded within one genomic window of Bradyrhizobium sp. CB1717:
- a CDS encoding ABC transporter ATP-binding protein, which translates to MKLDPAAVPLLDVRGVSAGYGGMPVLQDVTLKIYTAEVVALVGSNGAGKTTLLRALSRVLPCQGGMTFNARDLLPMTSDGAFRAGLVQVPEGRQLFDRMSVRDNLLMGAFIRDDKAAIGRDLDKMYALFPRLAERRRQLAGSLSGGEQQMCAMARGLMAAPTLLMIDEMSLGLAPVIVEQLMEVLATIRREGVTILLVEQDVNLALSIADRGYVMETGHIVRSGLSEKLIGDPEVRRAYLGL; encoded by the coding sequence ATGAAATTGGACCCGGCAGCAGTCCCGCTGCTTGACGTGCGCGGAGTAAGTGCGGGCTACGGCGGAATGCCGGTCTTGCAGGATGTAACCCTGAAGATCTACACGGCCGAGGTCGTGGCGCTGGTCGGCAGCAACGGAGCGGGCAAGACAACTCTGCTGCGCGCGCTCTCGCGCGTGCTTCCCTGCCAGGGTGGCATGACCTTTAATGCCCGGGACCTCTTGCCGATGACGTCCGACGGTGCTTTTAGAGCCGGCCTCGTGCAGGTTCCTGAAGGTCGTCAGCTCTTCGACCGCATGAGCGTACGGGACAATCTGTTGATGGGCGCTTTCATCCGTGATGACAAGGCTGCAATAGGTCGTGACTTGGACAAGATGTACGCACTATTTCCGCGCCTGGCGGAGCGGCGCCGTCAGCTCGCTGGTAGCTTGTCGGGAGGCGAACAGCAGATGTGCGCGATGGCTCGCGGATTGATGGCCGCTCCAACCCTCCTCATGATCGACGAGATGAGTTTAGGACTGGCGCCCGTCATCGTAGAGCAGTTGATGGAGGTGCTGGCGACGATCCGCAGGGAGGGCGTGACGATTCTATTGGTTGAACAGGACGTCAACCTGGCTCTGTCGATTGCCGATCGAGGTTACGTCATGGAAACCGGTCATATCGTTCGCAGCGGACTTAGCGAAAAACTCATAGGCGATCCTGAAGTCCGACGTGCCTATCTCGGGCTTTGA
- a CDS encoding ABC transporter ATP-binding protein, with product MTAMLEISHVTRRFEGLVAVDDVSFMLLRGEILGLIGPNGAGKSTLVSLISGTLAPSSGDVLFEGRSIVRLPAYRRARLGIGRTFQIMRPFPGLSVLDNVAVGALFGRRGGQIQMSKAREQARAQLDFVGLAKNIDQRADELGGGGRKRLELAKALAMKPKVLLCDEVMAGLNQVEIEDVIEVIRKVRDEGISVLVIEHVIKAIRTLSDRLLVLNHGVKIAEGDPGRVLSNQTVVEAYLGKRRA from the coding sequence ATGACGGCGATGCTCGAAATCAGCCACGTCACCCGGCGCTTTGAGGGCCTGGTCGCCGTCGACGACGTCAGCTTCATGCTGCTGCGTGGCGAGATCCTCGGCCTGATCGGTCCGAACGGTGCAGGCAAATCCACGCTGGTCAGCCTGATAAGCGGAACGCTGGCTCCTAGCTCCGGCGACGTCCTCTTCGAAGGAAGGTCCATTGTCCGCTTGCCTGCATATCGCCGTGCGAGACTGGGGATAGGCCGAACCTTCCAGATCATGCGTCCCTTTCCCGGTTTATCGGTTCTGGACAACGTCGCCGTGGGGGCACTGTTCGGACGGAGAGGCGGACAGATCCAAATGTCGAAAGCCCGCGAGCAGGCTCGCGCTCAGTTGGATTTCGTCGGACTGGCCAAAAATATCGATCAGCGCGCCGACGAATTGGGGGGGGGCGGCCGCAAGCGGCTCGAGCTGGCAAAGGCGTTGGCAATGAAGCCGAAGGTTCTTCTGTGCGATGAGGTCATGGCGGGTCTCAATCAGGTAGAGATCGAAGACGTGATCGAAGTGATCCGCAAAGTTCGCGACGAGGGGATCAGCGTCCTTGTCATCGAGCACGTCATCAAGGCAATCAGGACTCTGTCGGATCGGCTGCTGGTGCTGAATCATGGCGTGAAGATCGCCGAGGGCGATCCGGGCCGCGTTCTGTCGAACCAAACGGTCGTCGAGGCCTATCTCGGCAAGAGGCGGGCATGA
- a CDS encoding branched-chain amino acid ABC transporter permease, with protein sequence MKMARTMLLVAALAVLAAVPWFGSDVLIQFGINALLLAVLAQGWNVIGGYAGYASFGNSVFYGLGSYGVAIAMAQWQLPFGVGLPFGAALAVVFAVLIGMPVLRLRGHYFAIATLALAQVMAAIVSNVKLAGRNVGLVLPPLNNDPLFYELSLLLLVLATLTVYWLTRSRFGFGLIAIRENEEGAAVMGVNTTLYKTVAFAISGVFSALAGGIHAYWVTFIDPESAFDIGLNVKMIIMAVFGGPGTVFGPVVGALSLSAVSELLSSEITSLAGLFFGVVVVAAVVLMPRGLADVLRRFRSTGWRYFAENIRSHQL encoded by the coding sequence ATGAAGATGGCACGCACCATGCTACTTGTGGCCGCGCTTGCCGTCTTGGCGGCGGTGCCGTGGTTCGGTTCGGACGTGCTCATCCAGTTCGGCATCAATGCCCTGCTTCTGGCGGTTCTGGCGCAGGGCTGGAACGTCATTGGGGGCTATGCGGGCTATGCCTCCTTCGGCAATTCGGTTTTCTACGGGCTCGGCAGCTACGGCGTGGCCATCGCGATGGCGCAGTGGCAATTGCCTTTCGGGGTCGGCCTCCCGTTCGGCGCGGCGCTTGCGGTTGTGTTTGCCGTGCTCATCGGGATGCCGGTGCTGCGGCTGAGGGGGCACTACTTCGCGATCGCGACGCTGGCGCTCGCCCAGGTCATGGCCGCGATCGTCTCCAACGTGAAACTGGCCGGGCGGAACGTCGGACTCGTCTTGCCGCCCCTCAACAACGACCCGCTGTTTTACGAGTTGTCGCTGCTGCTGCTCGTGCTCGCGACGCTGACCGTCTACTGGCTGACGCGCAGCCGCTTCGGCTTTGGATTGATCGCTATCCGCGAAAACGAGGAAGGCGCGGCGGTGATGGGTGTCAATACGACCCTCTACAAAACCGTGGCTTTCGCCATCTCTGGCGTATTCAGTGCGCTGGCGGGCGGCATTCACGCCTACTGGGTTACGTTCATCGACCCGGAAAGCGCATTCGATATCGGCCTGAACGTCAAGATGATCATCATGGCGGTATTTGGCGGCCCCGGGACGGTTTTCGGCCCCGTCGTCGGGGCGCTTTCGCTTTCGGCGGTCTCCGAGCTTCTGTCGAGCGAGATCACCAGTCTCGCGGGCCTGTTCTTCGGCGTTGTGGTCGTCGCCGCGGTCGTCTTGATGCCGCGGGGCCTGGCCGACGTGCTGCGGCGCTTTCGCAGCACGGGCTGGCGTTACTTCGCCGAAAATATTCGGAGCCACCAGCTATGA